TAGCTtgtgttaattattatacctCATCCTCATTTCCATATAATGCACAACAAAATATCTCTTATGAAAGTTACCTATACCATAAATAAAGAGGTGTCGCATgagtgagagaaggagagagggaaggagaaagagaatgagaggaaaagagaaagagacaaagagagagagagagagagagagaaagagagatatgatCTCTTACATACCATTTGTAGTAACACTATCTTTATTTGCAGTCAAGTCACCAGAGTCCTTGGGCAGTCATTTGGCGTCGTTACTGTCGGAAGCGGAACACCGAGTCCAAGAACTCGGTGGCAGTACTTCCGGCAGCGGTGGTAGTACTCTTTTGGAACCTCCGAGCAGCCACAGAGCCAGTTTCTCGACACAGCATAATAATCTTACGGGATGCGGAGGCAGCACCGAAGACAAACAACTGGCCCTCTGGGAAAGGAGAGCTCGAGCACTGAGAAAAATGTTGTTAGGTTTCGATCAAGCAAGTAGGtacctttttattaaattttgtatttaccAAAGGCTTTATTggatgtatataaatttcctTAGGAAgctataattattgttttactAACAATAAACCGATTTAAAAGTTTTTGAAAagtgaataatataataatgcaaaCATTTGATTTATTCGTCATAACAGGACCACCAGACATGCCTTTCATGGTCACAGTCGATGTTACCGGTACAACCTCCGTGACAGTCAGATTTCAAGAACCAGATTCACACGATTCTCCAATTTGTACGAAATTCAAAGTTCAGTGGAGTCTCAAGGAGGATTTTTCTACTATATGTGGGGAGAGAGAGGTTCTGGATATGAAACAAAGAGAATGTCGTATCGATGGACTGATTCAaggacaaaaatattatttccgtGCGGCTGCGGGAAATTTAAAAGGCTACAGCAGATTTAGGAATTCGGTTCCTGCTCATGTCACTCCTAGTAGTAAGTTTTATCGCATTTATCAGTTCGTAAGAGTTTAAGAAAGTATTGATATATGTgaatttatgtttataaagGTTGGAGAGACGTTGACGGCAGGGTACCAAGATTTGCCGGACGTTTAGAGCAATTGAACACTCTCTTTACCGATATAAGACGTCCGGAATATACGCACGAGACACCAGCAGTTCAAAGACGCAatcacaaaaagaaaacgacgataAAGCAACTCTTTACCGCAACAAGCAAGTTTCAGAAGAATCTGCGGCGTGGCGTGTTTCTTGCTTGTTTGCTTTATCATGAGGATAAGGTTCTCGTCACTAATGAAGACTTTTTACCTGTGATCGAGGTCGATGAAACCTATCCTAGTTCTATTTATAACGATTTTCACTGGCTGATGAAAGTTGCATGTACGTGGGACGACGTAAAGACTCTCCGACAAGATATGGAGAAAAGTCACAGCAGTTCGACGAATCACTTTAGGATAAAACTGCTCCAGGCTGCTGCACAAATGCAGGTTGGTTTATATTAGAAagtttttcattcgttttcttgGATCAACGAGTTCGTTggataaaagaatttcatcAATCTATTTGATGCAACTGTCTCTTTAGGCTGCATTGTGTATACAAGATCTTGGCCAGTTATACCATAAACCGATCAGAGACATTCAAGGAACCCTTGTATTTGCGACCGTGAACTACGTTAAATCACCAAAACTCGTATCAGTCTTAAATAGTAGATGGCTTCCTTTGAGTAAAGTcactaaaaaaattataactcACGAAGATAGCAACGTAGCGGATATTTTGATGGCCAGTATACAAGAACAAATGACATATCATCAAGTCAGTAGCATCAAATTATCAAGGGGTTTATATCTTGGTTATTTGAAAATGCAAAGTAGCGTGGATCTTATACAACTGGTTGTACCGGCAAAGTCACCTAACGTCTTGCCACATTGTAAAATACGTGACAACCCTCATGTATCCGCGTAAgtaatcaataaaattgactgttgcaaatatatatgtatataacgagTAATCTAATTGAATATACTGTATTTTTATCAGGGAGGAATGGGATTATCTGAAAAGGATAACTCGTATTTATGCCTCCGACAATTCTGTCAAAGATtcagaggaaaaagagaatgtaaCGAACGAATGTCAGGGTACAGAACAACAGAAATTATTCGTTGATTTGGTCTCCGCGACATCACGTCGTCTCTTTAATTATATGGAAATTAATCCAGAGGATTCTTTAATACATCGACTTTATGATGCCGAAGTTATCGATCTCACGCACGATGTGTCATTTCTTATTACCGTACCGCCTGCAGAAACAGCGTGTTGCGTACCCGGAACCAGAGAAATTCTTTTACAACGAGGAGATTTACTTTCCTTGCCCATTCAAGTATTCGAAATGGTTCACTTAAATACATACCAAAAGGATGTAATCAATCGATATTCAAGGCTAAGTTGTATATTGGAATTGGACACCGCACAAGCTCAGCATAATCATAGAGAAGCTTTTAGCTCTTTAGAATTAAGCGTGGCGAAAGATAAACTTGCGAGGTTACAAGATCTACAATCTCAGGTAAACACAGTATGGAAGGGTGCTAGATGGCTTATCGACGTCATCACTTTTGCAAGAGACCGTGGATCTGGTCAACAAAGCGTAAGTTTTCTAACTACATTGAATAACGAATATCGAAGAATTTTGgagaaatataattgtaatattctttcgatttatgCTTAGGGTACATCACAAACTGTTGGTATATCTATGAAACATCTATTAGGTCTAGACAGAAATAAGAGTAATAGCAATAGTTTAAAAAGAAGTCTTCTTCAGTTACCACCTCGGGATCATAAACTCGTCAAATCGAGTCCAGGACGTGGAAGTTGGCCAGGTCCGAATGTTACAAATTCCTCTTCCAATTTGCTTACAACCGAATTTAGCAAAAGCGAGCAACAATTACCTAGTGGTCAATACGTACGGAAGGGTAGTAACATTTCAACAAATTCAGAATCTCAGAAATCGTCCGTACCTATAAGTAGTGCTGGTAATTTGAGCAATACCAAGAACGTTAGCACCAACAATCATTTAGTACCCATGCAGAATGTACGACTTCCACCTTCGAAATCTGAGGACACCCTTTTACTTACCAAGTATAAACACAGTCCTAGAAATCGTTCGGCCACCATCACTTCTGCGTCGGCAAGTACCAGTCCATTACTTAATATAAAACCGATTATCTACGGTGGATCGCTTTTAAGCGTATCAACGGCTATGACCAACACCAACACGAGTCTCCTCAGTGTTAGCAATACAAATTCCGACAGTCTTCATTCTCTAAGTAGCGACGAATATTCAACTCCAAATTCGAGTGTATGCTTAAAACCAGGACATATGAAAGTCAAAACGACAAAATCAACGGCTAGTATAGCAACTATGGCTACTTCAGTAGGGGATAATCAatcggaagaagaaaaggatgaagCAACGATGATGCCAGCACCTCTCCCTGGTATTCTTCAGGTAACAAAATACGATATTTCATTTCCACGTGGGTACTAAGTAAGAGAGCTTATAGTTAAGTAGAAAATAGTTATATAGACACTGTTTCATTAAAGGTagtaataaagtaattatCGTTAGTTTAGAGTAAAGTAATCGTTTGGATGTTGCACAGGGAAAATACAATGATTATCTAAATTTAGATTTTAAAAGCTTCATATAGGATACTATGCTTAATTGAAACTTCAAATGAAAGCTTCTCTATTCGATATGCAACAGTGCAtctaaatattgtttttccttATAGGGGACACAAGTCTAACCTGATTATAGTTAAAAACAGCTCACTTGGTCTTCTAGTGCAAACCAATGTAGCAGATACATAAGTAAGCCGCTACATCgctaaatttaattacattgtGCTGTTTTGCTTTCGAAAGATTACTTGGTGTATTAATACGTATTTAAACACGTATAGCATGAGACATCCTACTGTTTGTTGCTTTATCATCTCAAGATAGATGCAAAATTCTAGCGTAATATAGCTCACATTATATTACAGCTTTTTCACTCGAAAATGTAATTCAGCGCTTATGTAATTGCTTCTTGTTTTTGTCCAAGAATATTAATACGTTATTGCagcaaatgataaaattataaaaaatttccgTTTCGAAATGACGCTTTTTTAATTCTGCAGACACATATGTAAAGAATACAATCTTTTTTAGGAATTTCTATAGTAAAttgaatattgattattatacaGTGTTAACAAactgttatatatatgaagattGTGCCAATACTTTGCATATTGCTTTTATAACAAAAGCTATGTTCAGTCAATGTAAATGaagtaaaatattcaatgacTCACATTACAGAATCGTGTATAATGTTGAAAGTAACGCTGCAAGAAaaatgcatatttatataatttataaaattattttttacttcgtttatttgaaaaaaaaaaatattttcatcattaCAGGTTTACGCGGCCTATGAAACTGGTTTGGCCTCTGGTACCAGTTTAAAATTACATGTAACACCACGAACCACAGCAAGAGAAGTTGTAGATCTTGTTGTCAAGCAATTAAATATGGCTGTAGTGTTAAAGGGTCAAGATGGGCCTATCTACACAGTCGATGAATTACCAAATTTTTGCTTAGTTGCTGTAATTGGTGCGAGGGAACGTTGTTTAAGAGATGATTTTAAACCCCTTCAACTACAAAATCCGTGGAAGAAGGGGCGTTTGTATGTTAGACAAAAACAAGATGTTCTCGCTGCTCTCGAACACAGTAGCAAGCATACAGCCTATTTATAgcaaaaatatgataaaacatcttaaaattataatatgtgATTTTTAGTTCTCAAAATATAACATAGTGATAACTATTAATACGTTTGAGAATGTAAAGTCACATTGCgtatcgaatgaaaatcatCATACGATctataaatcgaaaatttcattttataggaCTTGGTGTTTTTAAGAATTGCTCctaatattaaagatataatttattacacgTATAAAAGAATCGGGAGAAATTGATTTCCTCTTTTCATATAAAGTCAACTAGCTTTAGTTAGATTATAAAGTGATATTTGACGTGAAAGAGCATCGTAGGTATTCTATAATCTACGTAATATAAAACGTTTCTCGTCGTAAGTAATTGCACTAGATGATCGGTGAActcgaataattttctgtATCTAGAACTGTACATTCCAAGTTTTAATGCGATCTGTAATATTCCtcgttagttagttagtttgtaaaaaaagttaatactcaagatatattatacattattatattttaggtATCGATCTCAATGTTTTGTCCGATATGCGCGTCATTAGCAGTGTGTCAAATGTTTCAGAGATATCGTCGTTCCTAAACTCAATAACTTTTGTGtccgtataaataaataatctatgtAACTTTGATAAATTTCAACTTAACGTTTGTAAAAGTTAATTAAACatagcataaaaaaaaatagttacgATGCTTAACTGCATTTTTAATAGctatttattaatgatatatcaaacctgaaatataacatatattaagagtattaatttcttttaaatatgctttataatatttttttatttaaaggcttttaaaatgataatacgaAAAGTTCCTAAAGTTCCCTAATATTATCAGacagaaattaaattattattgtatcgaATTCGTTGCTAGGAACGATAGAATTATCTCTGCGAGGAAGTAAAATCGACATCGGTGCTCATTTAAAAGATGATTTGATTTTGTAGAAGATGACAAAGATTGAATGAAAGTTGTTTGCAATTGGTAATGCGTTTGTGACAAAGAGGCTTATAGACTGTGCTGTAgtatagaaacaaatattattatttttatttcgaatgcTATTACATgggaagagagataaagcgTGCGTCAGTGAACATAAGTATGaaacttcatttttttgtgtttgagatatatttgattttataacaaattatgcGCGAAGTTCTTACTCTATTGCTGTTAATCATCAGAATTTCTTGACGAAATTAAACAAGAGAttcattctaataataaaattgggAAATGCGCCATATCGTCAGTGCATTTttcaatcaatatttaaaatacgatTATGAAATTTCAATAACTAATAAAATCTTAATATATTGTGTCAACACATTGTATCAATATCAGAGATGGGAATTCTTATGTATCCTAATTATAAACAGCAACTATTTTAAATTGCATCCCAAGTACGTAGCacagtataattatttttaatcgccTATagcaaaatttaaattatatcttcacaattatattttcacataataaaatttatatgtatatcttatatttttgatgCTACATATAAGTTCTCCCAGTTCTGATTCATAAACCGTTTAAAGTAATACTCTGATAACACAATATGACTGCacaatatttaagaaattagaaaaaatgtttgcatagcttcttatataatataataatcaagatCCAAGAAATGTTTTGTAAACgtaatatgaattttaatttcattttatggCACAGAATTGCTTACCCTTTTAAGATTgtaatgcatatacatacgcaattatatttcaaaaagaaatattaaatattaaatattaataacatccGTCCTTCGCTTACTGCAcattatatttacttaaaaaGTATCGTtcagaatgaataaatatttcatatttattgtGCAGTATATATTGTGCACAGAGGGGCCATTatgtttaacaaaaatatacgatgcacatatttttttattgaaaaaattgagaTTGTTACTATCGTATAGCTTAAGAATGCTTTACAAAGATGAAACAGCGAGTAATTGAGACAGGATGatgcaaaattttattagCTCTGAATGTTTATTGatgttaaatgtaaaataaatattaattagatagATGTTATTATacaaaggagaggaaagagtgaaaggaaagataaaaacgagTAAGcgacaaaggaaagaaagagaggaaaaccaaaaaaatatgttatgtccaaataaataataggaaCAAAGGTTTTCCTTTATTATAAGGAAATAGGATCATAAGGAAATAGAGAACAACTAAGGATATTAgactttgtaaataaattagagTATagaacgacgatgatgataggAGATGCAAACTAACGAGATTATTTTATCTGAAAGCGTATATTTATCATGATGTATCTATGTAATTGCGCCTATTAAAAAAGCGAAGATGAAAGGTACACATAAAATAGTAATCGGAAAATACGAAGATCGCCGTTCCCCTCGCaccaagaaaaatgaaaaaaggaaaaaaaaatacccaCAAAATCATAAGATTAAAGAAAGTTGAAGAAACTCGTATACAAATAATTGTGgtgaaatattaagaaaataacaaattcgaTGTTTGTATAGGAAAGGAATTTTTCGTTCGGTGGTaactaaatttttcttttaccccttttttttctttcttttttctcatttccctTCATTCGTATTCCAGTCTCGACAAAATCCTgtataagaaggaaaagtgcacataaaaaaagggaagaaaaaaacaaaaaaagaaacaaaaaaaagaataaaattgtacCATTGTATTTGAGTCATATCGTCTTTCACGCGGTCACGTCggtacttttctcttttatttttcttttattataatcttctCTCACCACCCAGTAATTTTCCCCGACACAAGCAGAACCTGCCCGCCCTGTTGGCTAAACGAGAAACGAACCCGGACTTCCCACGACCGAGAGTCCTGCTGACCTACTTCAAACCTTGTTTCTCGTCTCATCTCGTCTCTCGTACCACCTACTCCTTATTTATTCCCGACTCAGAGCGTAATTATgcgctctttttcttatcttggATTTGCCGAGAAAAGGGGCAATCGTCGCGGATTTAACGGTAagaatttcttcgaattcttacgtttcttttcttcttcttcttctacttctacttctttttcttcttcttcttcttcttcttattcttattcttattcttattcttattcttattcttattcttcatcaaaaaaaaaaaaaaaagaaaagaaaaagaaagaaagaaaaatatatgagatCCATTAGTAGAATCTTTGTAACGTAtacaagaaattatttttaattcgtactATTGATATTTCAAAGATCGATCGCGACGACATTTTGTTTGAGAATGTGACgcaattacaaaaaatatatcataaaagatTAGATATAAACGCGTAAAGCCACGGTATTGTTGCGATTgtcgaagtaaaaaaaaaatttcaaaactttttaaaaagaaatatttgcaataatCTTCATGAAAATGAATTGCTCAAAGCATGAGTTACGAGTTAGtttgttgttcttgttttcTCGTGTCATTGATACATCTCGtgtttaaaaaggaaaagaaaaaagaaaaaatcagaaGTAAAAGGCGATCGTTTAAAAGCGATCGTTGATCATCGTCATGATCGCTTTATGCGTAAGTCTGTTGACCGCTACGCGCCTTAGGTTAAAAATGCAAGGGCGTAGAAACGTAGAATCGTGAAAATAAATCCCTTTTCATAACTCCTTACTCTtgttttatgatttttctaatacaagattatcgatcatttcttttcaccTGATATTGCCTGTAACATCAAAGGTATTTCGTAAacctttattttaaataaacaaatgatttaataaacaataattgttTAAGTAGGAGATCACAATTTGTCTTTAGAAGAATTACTAAAttctattgttttctttcacaCGTTCCCACATTTTTTGCTATGTGTTAAGTCACGATATTACGCCATTGCGGAAGACCAACATCAATTCGGTTTTTGCACGTGCATATACAGTTAATACTCATTGTCACGACGGCTCGGTCGTTGGAGCGAACGCGATTGGTCGACCGCACGCCGGATTCGCCCTCGGCTGACCCCGTTGTTGACTGACCCACTGTCGATACTGATAGCGCAACACTATGCGGTCAGCACGAAGTCAGTCCACTTTGGCATTTAATTGGATACGcttgagagaagaaaagtgggttcttttatatacatacgtatatatgtacgcatacgcatatacacacgtatatacatagacacaatatatatattttttgagcACGACAAGACTGTCCTTTGTGCTATATCACGTAAGACAATTTCTTACGGACCCTTCACACGAGAACAATGGCGCGCATATACGATTTGGACTTGTCTCCGCATAGAGAGGCTTATCGTAGACCCTATTGTTTGCTTTCGACGAATAGAACCAAATTTAAAACACACGTTGAACtcgttttctaatatttttcaagtatCAAAGGAAATATAATTCTATCCGCATAAACGAAAATCTATATGTgaatttatgttataaaatcTTGTCCTTTCTTAACAGTCGACAATGATGTAGACTTCAATGTATGAACGCCCGTCGTAATATGAATTACATGACGCGTGTTACAATATGTCGACATCGTCATTCGAGTCATTTATCTAGACCTCAACATGGATCTAAAACTACAATCGCCGATATTTTCTGAATTAATGACTCGTGAAATATCGGAAGGAACACGTATGTGAATATTCATTAAGCGTTATATCCTAGAAGAGAAAAGCTTATGAGATCGTCGCGTCACGattcaaagagaaattttaaaagaacaaTCGATCAATTTATCAACGTTATACGTCATAAATTCTTTTTGATGATTATCAAAACTTATGTATCTACTTTCTATTATGGTATTAAGTTcgttgaaaaagataatacataataattaacgattccGATCAATTCTGAtctatgttataaatatacactTCACATCCAATAAACttacattgaaaaattaattgttactctttttcttatcgtggAAATTGATCTttgaataattacatattattatataaataaatatatatatatatataaaacgacatatattttctttaacaatcaggttgtaaaaaatatttatctataatcgATGTAAGTACTTATTCGAGTATCATTTCCATATCAAAGAAAGCTCGTATATATGTTCCAGTTATGAATAGTCGACGCGCGCTTCGGAAGAATCATTCGATTCGGATGATTTGATACGGATTAATCGCCTTGGGAAATATACCAGAAGTCGAGCGAGTAGAGTAttgaaggaggaagaggattcAGGTCGAGTCGTGTCGCTTACGcgcgacgaagaagaaaagcgtACATACGACCATACATACAACGAGTTCGCGATCACCCGTAACCGTCACTAGTAGACTCCATTTTACACGGATCTCCCTCCcctcttttctcattctctatctttctttctcgttcgcgcAGGCGCATTGCGAAAGAATTATGCAGGGCGCAAGGTCCGGCCACTCGCCGGTCGAATTTTTACCGATCGAAGGTTAGCTTTCGcagttccctctctctctctttctctcccgctccctgtttctctctttttctttctttctttctctttctgtctttctccttttctctttctctgtcaccATCCATAAATGATAGACGGAAAGATTCAAACGGATTGAGTGAGTCAGAGGTATAAACCAATCCGTAAGACAGACTCCGCATCTTCTATTATTCTCCTGATATCATTTCTTGGCAATGAGGATTTATAATTTGCGAAAATATATTAGAGGTTgagtataaatgtatgtaaaatatataaactttttaattatattatattattgtctctcttcaagttttattattattaatttttcctcCTCGAATGATAATTTCGAAATTCAACTTCATTCTTCGTTTTCCAAAACCATTTGTAACAATTATTTAGGTTgtgatttgaataattttgaattagatattgcaaataaattaattgaatgaGTAGATAGAAGAGTTAATTGTGAATAAACGAAAATGTATTATGCGGATTGAAAAGTATTCATTAGAACGATTACATTAGA
This genomic interval from Vespula pensylvanica isolate Volc-1 chromosome 8, ASM1446617v1, whole genome shotgun sequence contains the following:
- the LOC122631385 gene encoding uncharacterized protein LOC122631385 isoform X3; the protein is MVLGGLGRRMSSGDKVQTGLTIDRAAFLLLRVKKAFKKKKQQRKEKSVPAAECKSENRAGKGQGGRPAPLLRSRTLPAIVTPVNILQAQIDAQYNSSTTGVSITPPTTDNAISAKRGSTTPHSTKLLTPRISFTDDTIERRVSDTGPGSREFPKEHSTRSGRLSTSSIGGSQPLTRLARLLNQRPSFTPSDEIPRRLSWERRDCSTTGSCLPRSSSIDSVAEWGLTGGVGTVSSSNGIGGASNYGLFVEQPPPRRSPSPLLSTRSDRLSLVSPNIGRRVKGHRAVVELQSLQGMEFLEGFGKKKQQPQQHSNNLSSIHINPLSAQSLNIHLHALFAAVEHGHLDKARTILESTDVDVNSVNSDGLSPLDVAVLSNNRPLAKMLVTFGAQEGNQFKSPESLGSHLASLLSEAEHRVQELGGSTSGSGGSTLLEPPSSHRASFSTQHNNLTGCGGSTEDKQLALWERRARALRKMLLGFDQARPPDMPFMVTVDVTGTTSVTVRFQEPDSHDSPICTKFKVQWSLKEDFSTICGEREVLDMKQRECRIDGLIQGQKYYFRAAAGNLKGYSRFRNSVPAHVTPSSWRDVDGRVPRFAGRLEQLNTLFTDIRRPEYTHETPAVQRRNHKKKTTIKQLFTATSKFQKNLRRGVFLACLLYHEDKVLVTNEDFLPVIEVDETYPSSIYNDFHWLMKVACTWDDVKTLRQDMEKSHSSSTNHFRIKLLQAAAQMQAALCIQDLGQLYHKPIRDIQGTLVFATVNYVKSPKLVSVLNSRWLPLSKVTKKIITHEDSNVADILMASIQEQMTYHQVSSIKLSRGLYLGYLKMQSSVDLIQLVVPAKSPNVLPHCKIRDNPHVSAEEWDYLKRITRIYASDNSVKDSEEKENVTNECQGTEQQKLFVDLVSATSRRLFNYMEINPEDSLIHRLYDAEVIDLTHDVSFLITVPPAETACCVPGTREILLQRGDLLSLPIQVFEMVHLNTYQKDVINRYSRLSCILELDTAQAQHNHREAFSSLELSVAKDKLARLQDLQSQVNTVWKGARWLIDVITFARDRGSGQQSGTSQTVGISMKHLLGLDRNKSNSNSLKRSLLQLPPRDHKLVKSSPGRGSWPGPNVTNSSSNLLTTEFSKSEQQLPSGQYVRKGSNISTNSESQKSSVPISSAGNLSNTKNVSTNNHLVPMQNVRLPPSKSEDTLLLTKYKHSPRNRSATITSASASTSPLLNIKPIIYGGSLLSVSTAMTNTNTSLLSVSNTNSDSLHSLSSDEYSTPNSSVCLKPGHMKVKTTKSTASIATMATSVGDNQSEEEKDEATMMPAPLPGILQVYAAYETGLASGTSLKLHVTPRTTAREVVDLVVKQLNMAVVLKGQDGPIYTVDELPNFCLVAVIGARERCLRDDFKPLQLQNPWKKGRLYVRQKQDVLAALEHSSKHTAYL